A single region of the Opitutus sp. genome encodes:
- the atzF gene encoding allophanate hydrolase, whose protein sequence is MSVSSSSLSAESITTRLNDYAERDPAVWISRLSLAELRVQAEAANPKGALAGLTFAIKDNIDLAGVPTTAACPGFAYTPAKSAGVVEKLLAAGAVPVGKTNLDQFATGLVGVRSPYGAPRNVFNPDYISGGSSSGSAVAVAAGLVDFAIGTDTAGSGRVPAAFNGIIGLKPTRGRLSPRGVVPACRSLDCVSIFTRDLATAARVLTAAEGFDPADPFSRQPEKCHPLGDTLAAVRRLGVPRADQLEWFGNVESPGLFAAALDRLRGLGIEIVEVDFAPFLDAARLLYEGPWTAERFAAVGAFIENHLPANGAPLRADSATPAGLDPTVTSIIQSGKTASAADAFRASYRLAELRRAADVILASVDVLVAPTAGTIYTVAEVLADPVRLNSNLGRYNNFMNLLDLCGLTVPAARYSFGPGFGITFIAPAWHDARLLALGARFLGEAAPAECHLIGDTKGSAAVETVTLAVCGAHLKGQALHGQLTALGAQFLAATTTSAQYRLFALANTTPAKPGLMRLGGGEIGAPIEVETYALSPEAFGRFVAAVPAPMVTGTVQLGDGTWVKGFLCEPCALINAVDITVLGGWRAYLVRATADKA, encoded by the coding sequence ATGTCCGTAAGCTCATCTTCCCTCTCGGCTGAATCGATCACGACCCGCCTCAATGATTACGCTGAGCGTGATCCCGCCGTGTGGATTTCCCGCCTGTCACTCGCCGAGCTGCGCGTCCAAGCCGAGGCGGCCAACCCCAAAGGTGCGCTCGCCGGGCTGACATTTGCGATCAAGGACAACATTGACCTGGCCGGCGTGCCCACGACCGCAGCGTGTCCAGGATTTGCCTACACGCCTGCCAAGTCGGCCGGCGTGGTGGAAAAACTGCTGGCCGCCGGCGCGGTGCCGGTGGGCAAGACCAACCTTGATCAATTCGCCACGGGGCTGGTCGGCGTGCGATCGCCCTACGGAGCGCCGCGCAACGTGTTTAACCCCGATTACATTTCGGGTGGCTCGTCGAGCGGTTCGGCGGTGGCGGTGGCGGCGGGGCTGGTGGATTTCGCGATCGGCACCGACACGGCGGGATCGGGCAGGGTGCCGGCGGCCTTTAACGGCATCATCGGGCTAAAACCCACGCGCGGCCGCCTCTCGCCGCGCGGCGTGGTCCCCGCCTGCCGCTCGCTCGACTGCGTCTCCATTTTCACCCGCGACCTCGCCACCGCCGCCCGCGTACTCACCGCCGCCGAAGGCTTTGACCCCGCAGACCCCTTCTCCCGCCAACCCGAAAAGTGTCACCCATTAGGTGACACTTTGGCGGCCGTGCGTCGGCTGGGGGTGCCGAGGGCCGACCAGTTGGAGTGGTTTGGCAACGTCGAGTCGCCGGGGCTGTTTGCCGCTGCGCTCGACCGTCTGCGCGGGCTCGGGATCGAGATTGTGGAGGTGGACTTCGCCCCGTTCCTCGATGCCGCGCGCCTGCTCTACGAGGGGCCGTGGACGGCGGAGCGCTTCGCGGCTGTCGGCGCGTTTATTGAAAACCACCTGCCCGCCAACGGTGCGCCGCTCCGCGCGGACTCGGCCACTCCTGCCGGGCTCGACCCGACGGTCACCTCCATCATCCAGAGCGGAAAAACTGCCTCGGCCGCCGACGCCTTTCGCGCCTCCTATCGCCTCGCCGAACTTCGCCGCGCCGCCGATGTCATCCTCGCCAGCGTGGACGTCCTCGTCGCTCCCACCGCCGGCACGATTTACACCGTGGCCGAAGTGTTGGCCGACCCGGTGCGACTCAACTCGAATCTTGGGCGATATAACAACTTCATGAACCTGCTCGACTTGTGCGGGCTGACGGTGCCCGCCGCGCGTTACTCGTTCGGGCCGGGCTTTGGCATCACCTTCATCGCGCCGGCCTGGCACGACGCCCGCCTGCTCGCCCTCGGGGCGCGCTTTCTCGGCGAAGCGGCGCCAGCGGAGTGTCACCTAATAGGTGACACTAAAGGATCGGCGGCGGTTGAGACGGTTACCTTGGCGGTGTGCGGGGCGCATTTGAAGGGGCAGGCGTTGCACGGGCAACTCACCGCACTCGGGGCGCAGTTTCTCGCGGCCACCACCACTTCGGCGCAATATCGGTTGTTCGCGCTCGCCAACACCACGCCGGCGAAACCGGGGCTGATGCGCCTGGGCGGTGGCGAAATCGGGGCGCCCATCGAGGTGGAAACCTACGCGCTTTCGCCGGAGGCGTTCGGCCGCTTCGTGGCCGCCGTGCCCGCACCCATGGTCACCGGCACGGTGCAACTGGGCGACGGTACTTGGGTGAAAGGCTTTCTCTGCGAACCCTGCGCACTGATAAACGCTGTTGATATCACCGTTTTGGGCGGCTGGCGCGCGTACCTCGTCCGGGCGACCGCGGATAAAGCCTAA